In Myxococcus stipitatus, the following are encoded in one genomic region:
- a CDS encoding cytochrome P450, whose protein sequence is MSQTPDISIFSPTFLANPFPLYQQLREQAPVFWSRELGAWLISRYADVKMLLTDERATPDQKAWSGYPELKNSAQPTEHVQWALDATLLLCHGAQHARMRRFANTPFQSQGCGRIARVTEQVVHEVLEGFSGRKEIDLLADFSAPIRIKVMGRLFGAGFKPEEEEFLVTGTNLALGFLEPSLAPEAISRNEGALRGFRALVENVIRRGREAGAQDSILGDLLAPNREGDRLSDEEVLSLVFSFLLAGTEANGSLITMGVLLLLEHSAQLAHLQREPDRYPDAIREILRYRSFTKFLPRYLKEDIPLHGSVMKQGQIALLLFQSAFRDPETFENPDVFDVMRKRQHELLAFGAGPHRCVGERMAEIEAVIALREFFKRFPKATLRGDEADWVKHHMLVAVPRSVPVVPVLLS, encoded by the coding sequence ATGTCACAGACGCCCGATATCAGCATCTTCAGCCCCACGTTCCTCGCGAATCCCTTTCCCCTCTATCAACAACTCCGGGAGCAGGCGCCGGTCTTCTGGTCTCGGGAGCTGGGGGCCTGGCTCATCTCCCGCTACGCCGACGTGAAGATGCTCCTCACGGATGAGCGCGCGACCCCCGACCAGAAGGCCTGGTCCGGCTACCCGGAGCTGAAGAACTCCGCGCAGCCGACGGAACATGTCCAGTGGGCGCTCGACGCCACGCTGCTCCTCTGTCATGGCGCCCAGCACGCGCGGATGCGCCGCTTCGCGAACACGCCGTTCCAGTCGCAAGGCTGTGGCCGCATCGCACGGGTGACGGAGCAGGTCGTCCACGAGGTGCTGGAGGGCTTCTCCGGGCGCAAGGAGATAGACCTGCTGGCCGACTTCTCGGCGCCCATCCGCATCAAGGTCATGGGGCGCCTGTTCGGTGCGGGCTTCAAGCCGGAGGAGGAGGAGTTCCTCGTCACGGGGACGAACCTGGCGCTGGGGTTCCTCGAGCCGTCGCTCGCTCCGGAGGCCATCTCCCGGAATGAAGGGGCGCTGCGCGGCTTCCGCGCGCTCGTGGAGAACGTCATCCGCCGGGGCCGCGAGGCCGGCGCGCAGGACTCCATCCTGGGAGACCTGCTCGCGCCCAACCGCGAAGGGGACCGGCTGTCCGATGAGGAGGTGCTCTCCTTGGTGTTCTCCTTCCTGCTGGCCGGCACCGAGGCCAACGGCAGCCTCATCACCATGGGCGTGTTGCTGCTGCTGGAGCACTCGGCCCAACTGGCTCACCTCCAGCGGGAGCCGGACCGCTACCCGGATGCCATCCGCGAGATTCTCCGTTACCGGAGTTTCACCAAATTCCTGCCACGCTATCTGAAGGAAGACATCCCGCTTCACGGGAGCGTCATGAAGCAGGGGCAGATTGCTCTGCTCTTGTTTCAATCCGCCTTCAGGGACCCGGAGACGTTCGAGAACCCAGACGTCTTCGACGTCATGCGAAAGCGCCAGCACGAGCTGCTCGCGTTCGGTGCGGGCCCACATCGGTGCGTGGGAGAGCGGATGGCGGAAATCGAGGCTGTGATTGCCTTGAGGGAGTTCTTCAAGCGCTTCCCCAAGGCGACGCTGCGGGGTGACGAGGCGGACTGGGTGAAACACCATATGCTCGTCGCCGTGCCCAGGTCCGTGCCGGTGGTGCCTGTATTGCTTTCATAG
- a CDS encoding dual specificity protein phosphatase produces the protein MMQAPGRDEAEVLLLDGTRLPGGFALEYQWLTARLAMGGMIGTAANVAVLRAARITHVINLQEEFDDTALLEGTGMVLRWLGVPDSLEPFPAEALGEAIRFYRQVIARSDHRVFVHCMAGKNRSPLFVYALLRAEGWTEEAAVEAIRGASPAALLRRGSLDAVEHLLPGVVDGSGTEADS, from the coding sequence ATGATGCAGGCGCCCGGGCGAGACGAGGCTGAGGTCCTCCTGTTGGATGGGACGCGCCTTCCGGGGGGCTTCGCCCTCGAGTACCAATGGCTCACCGCCCGGCTCGCCATGGGCGGGATGATTGGCACCGCCGCCAATGTCGCCGTGTTGCGGGCCGCGCGCATCACCCACGTCATCAACCTTCAGGAAGAGTTCGACGACACGGCGCTGCTGGAGGGCACGGGCATGGTCCTCAGGTGGCTTGGGGTGCCGGACTCCCTGGAGCCCTTTCCGGCGGAGGCGCTGGGGGAGGCCATCCGCTTCTACCGTCAGGTCATCGCGAGGAGTGACCACCGGGTCTTCGTCCATTGCATGGCGGGGAAGAACCGCTCGCCGCTCTTCGTCTATGCGCTGCTTCGGGCCGAGGGCTGGACGGAAGAGGCCGCGGTGGAGGCCATCCGCGGGGCTTCTCCCGCGGCGCTGTTGCGGCGCGGCTCGCTGGATGCCGTCGAACATCTCCTGCCGGGTGTGGTGGATGGAAGCGGAACGGAGGCGGATTCGTGA
- a CDS encoding PEP-utilizing enzyme, whose protein sequence is MRPSAEIQTIPSEAVWESPVPGAHWLRMWRLGEWLREPLSPLFETLLLPVLTKGREHSGSGRFGFRMPRAWHMQRPSYMVANGYFFARADPDPLSVLLLPPRFLFSELRGGWVDRWEQQGIRSYIDRLEGYGRQVEQASSSAALLHALDQLALDVAEVWYVLSLASGGAAPLMQFLRGVGGRELRDVLGEDQLILYRGFWTRALEAQHSVYLLAREVSATPGLEAWLDEDALPRLLREPQAVGVATDFRQRVLAHLELYGHETSVLDFATPTLVENPGPLAIALRCYCSPQAADPAQTVERLQQEREEATEKLRGLLKGPRRMLFDTLLRRGQRYAVAREDAVFYLQMGWPVFRALLLELGRRLAEKGTIVAPDDVFFLTTGELHAHALQRSTQKRVREVEERKARRELRRQLTPPARIPAEASAWESAMRWPVNLRRLCAQTESPSSVLQGTAASPGRVRALARVLTSPAEFDRLQEGNVLVAVATTPSWTPLFARAAAVVTDVGAISSHSSIVAREYGIPAVVGTQQATRVIRDGQMVTVDGTAGQVHLE, encoded by the coding sequence ATGCGACCGAGCGCCGAAATCCAGACGATCCCCTCCGAAGCGGTCTGGGAGAGTCCCGTTCCTGGCGCGCACTGGCTGCGGATGTGGCGGCTGGGAGAGTGGCTGCGTGAGCCGTTGTCACCGCTCTTCGAGACCCTCCTCCTGCCCGTGCTGACGAAGGGGAGGGAACACTCCGGCAGTGGCCGGTTCGGCTTCCGGATGCCTCGCGCGTGGCACATGCAGCGGCCGTCGTACATGGTGGCGAACGGCTACTTCTTCGCGCGCGCCGACCCCGACCCGCTGAGTGTGCTCCTCCTGCCTCCGCGCTTCCTCTTCTCCGAGCTGCGGGGCGGTTGGGTCGACCGTTGGGAACAGCAGGGGATTCGGAGCTACATCGACCGGCTGGAGGGGTACGGCCGTCAGGTGGAGCAGGCCAGTTCCTCGGCCGCCCTGCTCCACGCGCTGGACCAGCTCGCGCTCGACGTGGCGGAGGTCTGGTACGTCCTGAGCCTGGCCTCGGGTGGCGCGGCGCCGCTCATGCAGTTCCTGCGAGGGGTGGGGGGCCGGGAGCTTCGCGACGTGCTCGGAGAGGACCAGCTCATCCTCTACCGTGGCTTCTGGACGCGGGCCCTGGAGGCGCAGCACAGCGTGTACCTCCTGGCTCGCGAGGTGTCTGCCACGCCGGGGCTCGAGGCCTGGCTGGACGAGGACGCGCTCCCTCGGCTCCTCCGGGAACCCCAGGCGGTGGGTGTGGCGACGGACTTCCGTCAGCGTGTCCTCGCGCACCTGGAGCTCTACGGGCATGAGACCTCGGTGCTCGACTTCGCCACCCCCACGTTGGTGGAGAACCCCGGGCCGTTGGCCATCGCGCTGCGCTGTTACTGCTCGCCGCAGGCCGCCGACCCCGCCCAGACGGTCGAGCGGCTGCAACAGGAGCGCGAGGAGGCGACAGAGAAGCTGCGGGGCCTGCTGAAGGGACCGCGCCGCATGTTGTTCGACACGTTGCTGCGGCGGGGGCAGCGCTACGCCGTGGCGCGCGAGGACGCGGTGTTCTACCTGCAGATGGGGTGGCCCGTCTTCCGGGCGCTGCTCCTCGAGCTGGGACGCCGGCTCGCCGAGAAGGGCACCATCGTCGCGCCGGACGACGTCTTCTTCCTCACCACGGGGGAGCTGCATGCCCACGCGCTTCAGCGGAGCACCCAGAAGCGGGTGAGGGAAGTCGAGGAGCGGAAGGCGCGCCGGGAACTCCGGCGGCAGCTCACGCCGCCCGCGCGCATCCCGGCGGAGGCATCGGCTTGGGAGTCGGCGATGCGCTGGCCCGTCAACCTCCGGCGGTTGTGCGCGCAGACGGAGTCGCCGTCGTCCGTCCTCCAGGGCACCGCCGCGAGCCCGGGCCGCGTGCGTGCGCTCGCGCGGGTGCTGACCTCGCCCGCGGAGTTCGACCGTCTCCAAGAAGGCAACGTCCTGGTCGCGGTGGCCACCACGCCCAGCTGGACTCCGCTGTTCGCGCGCGCCGCGGCGGTGGTGACGGACGTGGGCGCCATCTCCTCGCACAGCTCCATTGTCGCGCGCGAGTACGGCATCCCCGCCGTCGTCGGCACCCAGCAGGCCACCCGAGTGATTCGGGATGGCCAGATGGTGACCGTCGACGGCACCGCGGGCCAGGTCCACCTGGAATAG
- a CDS encoding 4-hydroxyphenylacetate 3-hydroxylase family protein, translated as MRTGPQYLQSLDDGRQVFLAGTRVRDVAAHPALAGCARTLANLYDAQARPELQDVLTMEGTSGKRVSLAWMVPRGSADLERRRRMIEHLARQQGGTMGRLPDYVPLIALGLYSARGQLARATPEWAGNVERYFATCRDADLLLTHSFADRQIDRSKPSAALNHLQVVSRDSEHLVVRGIKSMATLGPFANEYLVLTPPRAGLAPQQALFFSVPVATPGLRFICRQPFSEGEPADHPLSSRFDEMDAWAVFDDVRVPLSRVFLAENVDVLQAVWRQVNVFAYHHILIRMAVKAELFAGVSSLVAQQLGTSQFERVKEELADILRHVETLRAFIRAAEADPVLTREGIAMPNPRTLMVAHMYAVEQHPRLQQTLLSLSGQGVLMAPTHAELGSGELQEDLEHYLSGGPTAPADRVRLFRLAWDLAGGSFATRQVMFELFNGRDLARNRLQFGQSYDVSSFEQMARRLAGIEPGEEQGR; from the coding sequence ATGAGAACGGGTCCTCAGTATCTCCAGAGCCTCGATGACGGTCGTCAGGTGTTCCTCGCGGGGACGCGGGTGCGTGACGTGGCGGCGCACCCGGCGCTCGCGGGCTGTGCCCGCACGCTCGCGAACCTCTACGACGCGCAGGCCCGGCCCGAGCTCCAGGACGTGCTGACCATGGAGGGGACATCGGGCAAGCGCGTCAGCCTCGCCTGGATGGTGCCCAGGGGCAGCGCGGACCTGGAGCGGCGGCGGCGCATGATTGAGCACCTGGCCCGCCAGCAGGGCGGCACCATGGGCCGGCTGCCCGACTACGTCCCGCTCATCGCGCTGGGCCTGTACTCCGCTCGGGGACAGCTGGCTCGCGCCACACCGGAGTGGGCCGGAAACGTCGAGCGCTACTTCGCCACCTGTCGCGACGCGGACCTGCTCCTCACCCACAGCTTCGCGGACCGGCAGATTGACAGGTCCAAGCCGAGCGCCGCGCTCAATCACCTCCAGGTGGTGAGCCGAGACTCGGAGCACCTCGTCGTCCGGGGCATCAAGTCCATGGCGACGCTGGGGCCGTTCGCCAATGAGTACCTGGTGCTCACGCCTCCGCGCGCGGGGCTCGCGCCGCAACAGGCGCTCTTCTTCTCCGTGCCCGTGGCGACCCCGGGCCTGCGCTTCATCTGCCGCCAACCTTTCTCCGAGGGCGAGCCGGCGGACCACCCGCTCAGCTCCCGCTTCGACGAGATGGATGCCTGGGCCGTCTTCGACGACGTGCGGGTCCCCCTGTCGCGTGTCTTCCTCGCGGAGAACGTCGACGTGCTCCAGGCGGTGTGGCGGCAGGTCAATGTCTTCGCCTACCACCACATCCTCATCCGCATGGCCGTGAAGGCGGAGCTCTTCGCGGGGGTCAGCTCCCTGGTGGCCCAACAGTTGGGGACCTCGCAGTTCGAGCGGGTGAAGGAGGAGCTCGCGGACATCCTCCGGCACGTCGAGACGCTGCGCGCCTTCATCCGCGCCGCCGAGGCAGACCCCGTCCTCACGCGAGAGGGCATCGCCATGCCCAACCCGCGCACGTTGATGGTCGCGCACATGTACGCGGTGGAGCAGCACCCTCGGCTCCAACAGACGCTGCTCTCGTTGAGTGGGCAGGGGGTGCTCATGGCGCCCACGCACGCGGAGCTTGGCAGCGGCGAGCTGCAAGAGGACCTGGAGCACTACCTGTCCGGAGGACCCACGGCGCCGGCGGACCGGGTGCGCTTGTTCCGGCTGGCCTGGGACCTGGCGGGCGGATCGTTCGCCACGCGGCAGGTGATGTTCGAGCTGTTCAACGGCCGAGACCTGGCGCGCAACCGGCTCCAGTTCGGGCAGAGCTACGACGTGTCCTCCTTCGAGCAGATGGCCCGGAGGCTCGCGGGAATCGAACCGGGAGAGGAGCAGGGGCGATGA
- a CDS encoding amidohydrolase family protein, whose amino-acid sequence MSNTVADKARSSMTVDVDRHVQETWRIFQDYAEPQFRSHVYRKVELPDGSSRIAIGERVMAFSGAMWDDPYANRMFDDHRFWPNHPLREGFDPKGYLATLDAEGIDVALLTPTLALGNATIPNGIAGSALCRAYGRWVAEFASVAPKRLRPVYPVNLHDVNLAVKDGRWAIETLGLAGFLLVPLPVGDRMLQDPALDPFWSLAQELNVPIQVHTISSLPDAQGRGPLVDVVAGAKRFGGSLFLHHLVSHRIEQQLALASLIAGGVLERFPKLRLVFVEAGGEWVRGWLAEMDARYDSPMMRRSVPWLTLRPSEYFQRQCLAAFHANEPLRGALGKELGAGQLAWASDYPHHDSLFPGAGEAVRREVSPLALEDQERILGGNAARFYGWM is encoded by the coding sequence ATGAGCAACACCGTGGCCGACAAGGCTCGGTCCTCGATGACCGTCGATGTGGACCGGCACGTCCAGGAGACGTGGCGCATCTTCCAGGACTACGCCGAGCCGCAGTTCCGCTCCCACGTGTACCGCAAGGTGGAGCTGCCGGATGGCTCGTCGCGCATCGCCATCGGCGAGCGGGTGATGGCGTTCTCCGGGGCCATGTGGGACGACCCCTACGCGAACCGGATGTTCGACGACCATCGCTTCTGGCCGAACCACCCGCTGCGCGAGGGCTTCGACCCGAAGGGATACCTGGCGACGCTGGACGCGGAGGGCATCGACGTGGCGCTGCTCACGCCCACGCTCGCCCTGGGCAACGCCACCATTCCCAACGGCATCGCGGGCTCCGCGCTCTGCCGCGCCTACGGGCGCTGGGTGGCCGAGTTCGCGAGTGTCGCGCCGAAGCGGCTTCGCCCCGTGTATCCAGTCAACCTGCATGACGTGAACCTGGCCGTGAAGGACGGGCGCTGGGCCATCGAGACCTTGGGACTCGCGGGCTTCCTGCTCGTCCCGTTGCCGGTGGGCGACCGCATGCTGCAAGACCCCGCGTTGGACCCGTTCTGGAGCCTCGCGCAGGAGCTGAACGTCCCCATCCAGGTCCACACCATCTCCTCGTTGCCGGACGCCCAGGGGCGTGGGCCGCTGGTGGACGTGGTGGCGGGGGCGAAGCGGTTTGGCGGGAGCCTCTTCCTGCATCACCTGGTGTCACACCGCATCGAGCAGCAGCTCGCGCTCGCCAGCCTCATCGCGGGTGGGGTGCTGGAGCGCTTCCCGAAACTCCGGCTCGTCTTCGTCGAGGCGGGTGGTGAGTGGGTGCGCGGCTGGCTGGCGGAGATGGACGCCCGCTACGACTCGCCCATGATGAGGCGCAGCGTGCCCTGGCTCACGCTGCGGCCGAGCGAGTACTTCCAGCGGCAATGCCTGGCGGCGTTCCACGCGAACGAGCCGTTGAGGGGCGCACTCGGCAAGGAGCTCGGCGCGGGCCAGCTCGCGTGGGCCTCCGACTATCCGCATCACGACTCGCTCTTCCCGGGCGCGGGAGAGGCGGTGCGCCGGGAGGTGTCACCACTCGCGTTGGAAGACCAGGAGCGGATCCTCGGCGGAAACGCAGCACGCTTCTACGGGTGGATGTGA
- a CDS encoding class I SAM-dependent methyltransferase, producing MAMDIQWEAQARALFQDLMGKGPPEAFRDSASAAIEREAERGARERGGGQIEREDVARACLRVAPPAFRPRVMKNLAAHGLDGNAFLPPDKQAAPPAAPKKLEDSFDSEWDRVHARLAGHREEVARIYAMKKREGPLRVLDLACGTGKHLLEFARDGHVCHGVDQQGWKLDKAAAQSRALGLDIGFTNTDLKSLELSGTFDLVVCLYAMSTMTTDEDARATLRVATRHLAEDGIFVFNVINKAANSDPNAPMYRSVHVDHHLRDYTFDEVVELLRGAGLEPATTQSSTVLDVEDLDLFIAARHGSAPHGK from the coding sequence ATGGCCATGGATATCCAGTGGGAAGCCCAGGCGCGGGCGCTGTTCCAGGACCTGATGGGGAAGGGGCCTCCCGAGGCATTCAGGGACTCGGCCTCGGCCGCCATCGAGCGGGAAGCGGAGCGCGGCGCGAGGGAGCGCGGTGGCGGGCAGATTGAGCGCGAGGACGTCGCGCGCGCGTGCCTGCGGGTGGCGCCTCCCGCCTTTCGTCCTCGGGTGATGAAGAACCTCGCCGCCCATGGCCTCGACGGCAATGCCTTCCTTCCCCCGGACAAGCAGGCCGCGCCTCCCGCCGCTCCGAAGAAGCTGGAGGACTCGTTCGACTCCGAATGGGACCGGGTGCACGCGCGACTCGCCGGCCACCGGGAGGAGGTCGCTCGCATCTACGCCATGAAGAAGCGCGAGGGACCGCTGCGGGTGCTCGACCTCGCGTGTGGAACCGGCAAGCACCTGCTCGAGTTCGCGCGCGACGGACACGTGTGCCACGGCGTGGACCAACAGGGCTGGAAGCTGGACAAGGCCGCCGCGCAGTCGCGCGCGCTCGGTCTGGACATCGGCTTCACGAACACGGACCTGAAGTCACTGGAGCTGTCCGGCACGTTCGACCTGGTGGTGTGCCTCTACGCGATGAGCACCATGACCACCGACGAGGACGCGCGGGCCACGCTGCGTGTCGCCACCCGCCATCTCGCCGAGGACGGCATCTTCGTCTTCAACGTCATCAACAAGGCCGCCAACTCGGACCCGAACGCACCCATGTACCGCTCCGTGCACGTGGACCACCACCTGCGCGACTACACGTTCGACGAGGTGGTGGAGCTCCTGCGCGGGGCCGGACTCGAGCCCGCCACGACGCAGTCCTCGACGGTGTTGGATGTCGAGGACCTGGACCTGTTCATCGCAGCCCGGCATGGGAGCGCGCCCCATGGAAAGTAG
- the hemW gene encoding radical SAM family heme chaperone HemW — MESSFPLYRYWSDYPKRDVEYVRWYPPTLQVVDGETILEALGRGPEAAAFYLHIPFCKDVCPYCPFNKYRMRDDRAKAFMDGVLREIDLVAAQRHRRGTKTSGGYFGGGTPTAMETPDLLRLIEHCLERLPPQPGSEVTIEANPDTVDLDKLRQLRASGINRISFGVQSFRPEFLKILGRTHGVDGAVNAIELARKAGFDNIAIDLIYRVPGQTVALWEADLAKALQLGVDHISTYCLFLDPGTRLYNETLMGHVAAYPPESEEVAMYQATQQVLGAAGFIHYTINDFARRMGRRSEHHLMNWQAPQRSYAGMGPGAFSYTEGDEAFIYCTIHSLQEYLDVLKEGRLPVRLANRLTPEERRSRYMVMGLRCLSVSKAGFRRLFGQEMTDVFAGPIDQLKEWGLLDEDGEQVFMTERGRHFASNVLKAFYTPANRGKPQAIGVELLAGKGLSLVSVGQPRTETGT, encoded by the coding sequence ATGGAAAGTAGCTTCCCGCTCTACCGCTATTGGAGTGACTACCCCAAGCGCGACGTCGAGTACGTCCGCTGGTATCCGCCCACGCTGCAGGTGGTGGATGGGGAGACCATCCTGGAGGCGCTGGGGCGAGGGCCCGAGGCCGCGGCCTTCTATCTCCACATTCCCTTCTGCAAGGACGTCTGTCCCTACTGTCCGTTCAACAAGTACCGGATGCGCGATGACCGGGCCAAGGCGTTCATGGACGGCGTCCTGCGGGAGATCGACCTCGTCGCCGCGCAGCGCCACCGGCGGGGCACGAAGACGAGTGGCGGGTACTTCGGCGGTGGCACACCCACGGCCATGGAGACGCCGGACCTGCTCCGCCTCATCGAGCACTGCCTGGAGCGCCTGCCGCCCCAGCCCGGCTCCGAGGTCACCATCGAGGCCAACCCCGACACCGTCGACCTGGACAAGCTGCGGCAGCTGCGCGCCAGCGGCATCAATCGCATCAGCTTCGGGGTGCAGTCCTTCCGGCCGGAGTTCCTCAAGATTCTCGGGCGCACGCATGGCGTGGACGGCGCGGTGAACGCCATCGAGCTCGCCCGGAAGGCGGGCTTCGACAACATCGCCATCGACCTCATCTACCGCGTGCCCGGGCAGACCGTGGCGCTGTGGGAAGCGGACCTGGCCAAGGCGCTCCAACTGGGCGTGGACCACATCAGCACCTACTGCCTGTTCCTGGACCCGGGGACGCGCCTCTACAACGAGACGCTGATGGGCCACGTGGCCGCCTATCCCCCGGAGTCGGAGGAGGTGGCGATGTACCAGGCCACGCAGCAGGTGCTCGGGGCCGCGGGCTTCATCCACTACACCATCAACGACTTCGCGCGGCGGATGGGGCGGCGCTCGGAGCACCACCTGATGAACTGGCAGGCGCCCCAGCGCAGCTACGCGGGCATGGGCCCCGGCGCGTTCAGCTACACGGAGGGAGACGAAGCCTTCATCTACTGCACCATCCACTCGTTGCAGGAGTACCTGGACGTGCTGAAGGAGGGCCGGCTCCCGGTGCGGCTCGCCAACCGGCTCACGCCGGAGGAGCGGCGCTCCCGCTACATGGTCATGGGGCTGCGGTGCCTGTCGGTGAGCAAGGCCGGCTTCCGCCGCCTCTTCGGCCAGGAGATGACGGACGTGTTCGCCGGGCCCATCGACCAGCTCAAGGAGTGGGGCCTGCTCGACGAGGACGGTGAGCAGGTCTTCATGACGGAGCGAGGCCGGCACTTCGCCTCCAACGTGCTCAAGGCCTTCTACACGCCCGCCAACCGGGGCAAGCCGCAGGCCATCGGCGTGGAGCTGCTCGCGGGCAAGGGGTTGAGCCTGGTCTCGGTGGGCCAGCCGCGCACGGAGACGGGGACATGA
- the hemW gene encoding radical SAM family heme chaperone HemW produces the protein MSDSPGYEFWREYPDHDPQAVVWYPLTYGPLDVNKVWPQAGPEPKHETSLYIHIPFCAVICPFCPFNKFASVEKMMSEFVVAVKREIELLASRSYWSNAHISAAFFGGGTPTALSGERLCDIIETCRKLLRFSDDTELTIEGSPETLTPEKLKMLRGVGVNRISFGVQSFDDHYLKMLGRGHNAATARKTIDMVADAGFDNVAIDLMYRLPGQTLEEVEKDLDVAVRSGVSHISAYSLFVEPGSPLARVQHRGKLLPLPDEETDLEMFRLVIDKLAQSKFELYTLYDFAPPGRRCEHHVINWHAPQKEYVGIGPGAFSFVRNGNDEFVYGNVNPLERYFDLLREGQLPIDFGVHLSEEEQMARYMVLGTNGLDIPKAPFEQRFGQSISSVFGETVNRLQGWGLVEDLPERVSLTRKGRLYLANVGKSFCTERNRMKPHPAGVDLQKGAGQSLIGINK, from the coding sequence ATGAGTGACAGCCCCGGCTATGAATTCTGGCGCGAGTACCCCGACCACGACCCGCAAGCGGTGGTCTGGTACCCGCTCACCTACGGCCCGCTGGACGTCAACAAGGTCTGGCCCCAGGCGGGGCCCGAGCCCAAGCACGAGACGTCGCTCTACATCCACATCCCGTTCTGCGCCGTCATCTGCCCGTTCTGCCCGTTCAACAAGTTCGCGTCGGTCGAGAAGATGATGTCGGAGTTCGTGGTGGCGGTGAAACGGGAGATAGAGCTCCTGGCCTCGCGCTCCTACTGGTCGAACGCCCACATCAGCGCCGCCTTCTTCGGCGGTGGCACCCCGACGGCCCTCTCCGGAGAGCGGCTGTGCGACATCATCGAGACGTGCCGCAAGCTGCTGCGCTTCAGCGACGACACGGAGCTGACCATCGAGGGCAGCCCGGAGACCTTGACGCCCGAGAAGCTCAAGATGCTGCGCGGCGTGGGCGTCAACCGCATCAGCTTCGGGGTGCAGTCCTTCGACGACCACTACCTGAAGATGTTGGGGCGGGGGCACAACGCGGCGACCGCGCGGAAGACCATCGACATGGTCGCGGATGCCGGCTTCGACAACGTCGCCATCGACCTGATGTACCGCCTGCCCGGCCAGACGCTGGAGGAGGTGGAGAAGGACCTGGACGTCGCGGTGCGCTCGGGCGTCAGCCACATCAGCGCCTACAGCCTCTTCGTGGAGCCCGGCTCGCCCCTGGCCCGCGTGCAGCACCGAGGCAAGCTGCTGCCGCTGCCGGACGAGGAGACGGACCTGGAGATGTTCCGCCTGGTCATCGACAAGCTCGCCCAGTCGAAGTTCGAACTGTACACGCTCTATGACTTCGCCCCGCCCGGCAGGCGGTGCGAGCACCACGTCATCAACTGGCACGCACCCCAGAAGGAATACGTGGGCATTGGCCCCGGCGCCTTCTCCTTCGTGCGCAACGGGAATGACGAGTTCGTCTACGGCAACGTCAATCCCCTGGAGCGCTACTTCGACCTCCTGCGCGAAGGACAGCTTCCCATCGACTTCGGCGTGCACCTCTCCGAAGAGGAGCAGATGGCGCGCTACATGGTGCTGGGCACCAACGGGCTGGACATCCCCAAGGCGCCCTTCGAGCAGCGCTTCGGTCAGTCCATCAGCTCGGTCTTCGGGGAGACGGTGAACCGGCTCCAGGGCTGGGGCCTGGTGGAGGACCTGCCGGAGCGCGTGTCCCTGACCCGCAAGGGCCGGCTGTACCTGGCGAACGTCGGGAAGTCTTTCTGCACGGAGCGGAACCGGATGAAGCCACACCCTGCCGGGGTGGACCTGCAGAAGGGTGCCGGTCAAAGCCTGATCGGCATCAATAAGTAG